The Sneathiella limimaris region TCCAATCCCGAGGATAAAGCTTGTCAGTGCGCCCATGAAAAGCAGCACGAGAGCGTTACCACCTGCAAGGAAGATCAGGTCGTTGGCGATGGTGCCGGACATACCAGTCACTGCCAATGCACCAACGATCAGACCAACACCGCAAAGGATGCCTGCAAGTTCTGCAAACAGGCTGGCTGTACCCATGACGAATTTCTTCAAATCTTCCCAGCCCCAACGGGAGTAGGGGAAGATCTGGTTAATGATGATGAGTAGAGCCGTTGCGTAGAAAGGTGCAATCGCTTCCTGTTTCAGGAACACCAGAAGCCAAACCAGAATGACGAAGACGGCAATGAAGTGCCACCCTTCTTTCAAGGTTTGCTTCAGGGATGGCAGTTCTTCCTGTGGGAGCCCCTTCAGGTCATTCTTTGCTGCATAAGAGTCTATCTGGATGAACAGACCAAAGAAATACAGCAGAGATGGAATGATCGCTGCAATCGCAATGTCGATATAGGGAACTTCAAGGAAGGTGGCCATAATGAAGGCGGTTGCCCCCATAATCGGAGGCATGAGGACGCCGCCCGTGGAGGCGCAGGTTTCAACACCACCCGCATAGGAGCGAGAGAAACCCACGCGTCGCATAGCAGGAATGGAGAGAACACCAGTTGTCAAAACGTTTGTGATCACGCTACCGCTCATGGAGCCCATCAGGCCGCTTGAGAAAATAGCCACTTTCGCAGGTCCGCCCCGAACATGACCCAGAAGGCCAAAGGCAAAGTTAATGAAGAATTTGCCGCCGCCCGTATATTGAAGAGCAACACCAAAGACCAGGAAGCCAATCACCAGATTGGTAAACGCCCGCAACGGAATGCCAAGCACACTTTCCGAACTCATGGTATGGAAAATGGCTGTATCCGGTAGGGTTGCTGCCGCGCCTGCAATAGGACCTGGCATTACATCTGCAAACAGCGGATAGAAGGAGATAACCACCACGATCGTGAAGATGGCTAGGCCGCCGGCCCGTCGAGTACATTCAAAGATGAGAGCCCAAAACAGGTAGCTCATATAAATCGCATAGTCAGGCGCGAGATATTCCCAGCCTTCATCCAGGATTTTTTCGCTGCTATAGGCGAAAAAGAAACAGATGACCAACGTGGCCAATGCCAGGATCGCATCATAAATTGGCACAGATGTTCGGCTGGATTTAGTTGTTGCTGGCCACATGATAAAAATCAGCGGCAGCAGGAGACCTGCAATGATGTAGGCATATTGGTTTGAGAGAAATGTATAGCCGACAAAAAAGCCGAAGTTGAATAGCTGGTTGATCGACAAGATCAGGACAACGATCGCAGAGATATAGGGCAGCAAGGCCCAGGGACCAGAGAGTTGACGGCGGCGGGTTGGCTCTTCCACAACGTCTGGAGCGGTTACTTTGTCTGTCATGTTAGTCACACTTGTAAAGGATTGCAGTTCTGCAGGGACCGACAGGTCTGACCATAAAGAACCCTGAGGCGAAAGCGTTCAAAGCTTGCCTTACAGGGACTGCTCGATTTCTTTTTTTGGTAGGAGCAGATGTCACTTTTCGGTGTCTCCCGTTAGGTTTTCATTTTTCCGGCTTCTTGTTGTAGTCCGGTTTTACTGATCTCCCAGTAGATCAGTGGTTCCCTCATCTTAGGTTAGAGTCAGGAGAAGGGTTTGGCGAAGGGATAGCTCCGCCAAACCCCAATTTTGAAGTATTATTTTACACCGACAGGAAGGCCAGCTGCTTCAAGAGCTTTGATCCGAGCGGCAGACCAGCCAGCTTTAAACTCATCGTCAGATGGGTTTGTTGCTTTGTAGGCTGCATAGGCTTTCATCAAAACATCCTGACGTTTGATGAGGCCATCGTTGTGAGCCTGAGCAGCGTCAGACCATTTGCCAATTTCCTTGAAGTATTTCACTGCACCTTCATGGTAAGGCAGGATCCACTCGAATGACTGGCTGTCAATATGCCAGCCTTTGGCGCCAGGAGCGTTGTCTTTGTATGCATCATGCTTTTCAACAAGCGCTTTTGTCAGCGTATAGACTTCATCAGCTGAACGTGGTGCGTTCGTCACCAGGATTGGGTAAGGGTAACCTGCACCGTTCCATGGTTTGTCTTTTGAAATTTCTGCACCGACAACCGCTTTGGTTGGTGAGAAGTATGGCGCAACACCGTTTAGCTGGCTCCAACCTTTTGCGTCATCAGCAGCCATTGGTGTCCAAGTGATACCACGTGGACTTGCAGCCAGACGTTTCAGATGTGGAGATACTGTGGATGAGAAAGCTGCGTCAGCTTGGCCGTTAATGACGCCGTCGATGGAGTCTTTAAAGCCAGGGAATTCAACTTTCGTAACATCATCCCAAGTTAGTCCAGCAAAAGCCATCATGGCTTCAGCACCGATGTTCAACGCATCTGAACCCCGAACCCAGGCAATGCGTTTTCCTTTCAGGTCAGCAGGCGTTTTGATACCAGCGTCACCAGCAACAGCAAGGCCAAGGCCGAATGAACCTTTAGAGGTCATAATAACCCGAAGAGGCTGTGGACCCCAGTCAGGAGTCGCAAACTGCATTACGCCTTCCTGGCCGAAATAGCTGGCGATACCGCAAGCACAGTAGTCTGCTTTACCAACTTTCAATGGTGTCATCCGGGAAATGTCATTCTTACCAGGCAATACCCGAATAGATGTCCCGTATTCATTCTTAAGCATATTTCCCATTGCAACAGACTGGGCATAGCCACTGGATGTGGTGCCGTAGGCTGTCCAAATCAGGGACTTTGGCAAATCGGCTGCGCCAGCTGAAGTTGCAATACCTGCAACCAGACCAGCTGCGACTGCGATCGCTTTGCCGAAATTTCCTGTACGTGAAATGTGCATAGATTTCCTCCCGATTATTATTTTACCTGAGACTTGTTTCGTTACTTTGTTGATGTCTCACTGAAAATGATTGTGAATATGCTTCGCCGTTTCTGCAAGTGTAATTTAGAGAAAATTTAGTAAATATCCGCAATCAAAAGAGAAATATTAGATTTCAGACCATATAATTGCCTAATATTTCATCGCTAGCAACTTCAGGTTTAAATATATATGGCGGGAAGCTCTTTAAGGAAGAAACTACAAGAATCCCCGTTTCAGCAGTGCGGGGAAATTAACGTAGGGGATAAGAGTGTTCTTGAGTGTAAACTGGGCCAGCATTTCATCTTGCTGGCCCAGCCAAGGTTAGCTTGCTTTTTCTAAAATGCTGCAATAGTTGGCAACGCCTGAACCACCCATATTGAAGACACAGCCGAGCTCCGCCCCTTCCTTCTGAATGCCACCAGCAGTTCCAGTCAATTGCATAGCTGCGAGGACGTGCATGGAAACACCGGTTGCACCAACCGGGTGCCCCTTGGCTTTCAATCCGCCTGAAATGTTAATCGGCAAGCGGCCATCCGCCATGACGGTGCCTTCTTTGATAAGGTTGGCCCCTTTACCCGGTTCAGCAAGACCCATTGCTTCATAGATCATCAATTCTGCAATGGTGAAGCAATCATGGACTTCTGCAAAATCCAGATCATTTACAGAAATTCCGGCCTCAGAAAAGGCATTAGCGAAAGCTGTTTTTGGTCCTTCGAATTTTAGGGGGTCCCGTTTGGACATGGGAAGGAAGTCATTGATATGGGCCGCCGCGCGGAAGGCAATGGCATTATCGAAATCAGCAGCCCGGTCGTCTGACACCATAATCAAGGCTGCAGCCCCGTCACTGATGGGGGAACAGTCGGTTAGTCGAAGCGGGGGCGCAATCAGCGGGTTTTTATTTGTCACCGTATTGAAGAAATCGAAATCCAGATCCTTCCGAATGTGAGCAAGCGGATTATTGAGTGCATTTCGGTGATTTTTTTCTGCAATCCGGGCCAGAGTTTCGGAACTGTCCCCATGCGCATTGAAGTATGCGGCCGCAAACTTACCAAAAATTGCAGGGAAGGAGAGGTCAGCCTCTTCCTTTTGGTAGGACGCACCAGCCAAGGCTTTGGTAACGCCAGCTGTATCCAGTTCTGTCATTTTCTCAGCACCGATCACCAGAGCGACCTTGGAGGATCCAGCCTTAATGGCATTGCGAGCTGAGTACACAGCAGCGGATCCGGAAGCACAGGCGTTTTCAAGTCGCGTGGCAGGTGTGAACCGAAGGCTGTCATCCAGATTGAGCGCGAGTGAAGAGGCAAATCCATCTGGAACCATACCGGAGTTGAAATGTCCCAGCCATATACTGTCAATGTCTGAGGGTTCTAAGCCAGCGTGATCAATGGCTTCTTTTGCTGCCGTAATGATCAGATCTTCAATCGTTTTATCTTCATGTTTGCCAAAGGGCGTGTGACCCCAGCCAACAATTTTCGCATCCATTCTTCTTCTCCTTCACATGACCCGTGTGTGGGTTTATTCGGTTATATATAAGTTCTGTTTTGGAACCTACAAAAAAATCTAGGATTTGTGACATAGCAGACACAGCCAACTCTAATCCAGTCTCAGCGCGCTGCTCAGAGGTACTTGCGGAATTTATTTATTAGGAAATGGCGAAATTTGAACAGGAAGAGGCTGCTGTCTGGTTTTTTGACCACCGTAAAAAGGCTTAGGCTGTTAAGGTCGGGTGAGTTTTCTTAAGCCCAGTGACGCATCCCGTTGGGGCTGTGGAACTGTCAACATTAGGGAGGGTGATGACATGACAGATATCAACGATACCCATCTGAATCCAATCGATACTGATCATGAAATAGGACAACATAATGTTTCCCCATTTGGGTTAGATATTCATAATCCTGTTTTCTTGATTTCAGGCATCGCGATTGTTGCGTTTGTTCTGATCACATTAATGTTTCAGGCTGAGGCTACTGAGTTTTTTGGTTGGCTACGGCCTTTTCTCACGTCCAAGTTTGATTGGTTTTTCCTGAGTGCAGCAAATATATTTGTGCTGTTTTGCCTATACCTTTTGGTCTCGCCGCTTGGGAAAATTCGATTGGGCGGAATGGAGGCTGAGCCGGATTACAGTTACATAAGCTGGTTCGCGATGCTGTTCGCCGCTGGTATGGGTATTGGCCTGATGTTCTTTGGCGTGTCAGAACCGATGTCTCATTTTGCGTCCTCCATGGGAGGGACAGCGGTAGAAAATGGGGTTCGAACAGACTGGGCTCCTCTTGGTGCTGCTGCTGGTGATCATGATGCAGCGCTTGGCCTTGGAATGGCAGCTACGATTTTTCATTGGGCCATTCATCCTTGGGCCATTTATGCTGTTGTCGCTCTGGCTCTCGCTTTCTTCTCATTTAACAGTCATCTACCCTTAACACTGCGCTCAGCATTCTATCCCCTATTTGGCGAACGGGTATGGGGCTGGACTGGTCACATCATTGATACGCTTGCGGTATTCGCAACGTTATTTGGGCTGGCAACGTCTTTGGGTTTTGGAACAGAGCAGGCTTTGGCTGGCTTAAACTTCCTATTTGGCTGGAGCACGGGCAACCTGGCCAAGGTCCTGTTGATTTCGTTCATTACAATCCTGGCATTGATATCCGTTCTGCGCGGTCTTGATGGCGGCGTTAAAATCCTCTCTGAGGTTAACATAGCGCTAGCGGGCCTGTTGTTGATCTTTGTGCTCTTCGTCGGACCAACAGGCGAAATCTTCACGACCATGTTTGAAGGGAGCCTTGCCTATCTGAAAGACGTTGTTCCGCTGTCCATGCCATTCGGCCGGGAAGATAACAACTTTACGCAAGGCTGGACTTCCTTTTACTGGGCTTGGTGGATTTCCTGGTCACCATTTGTCGGAATGTTCATCGCTCGTGTTTCAAGAGGGCGTACAGTTCGGGAGTTTGTCTTCTGTGTGATTATCATTCCAACACTTGTAACCGTCGTTTGGATGAGCGTTTTTGGTGGGACAGCTATTTCGCAGGTATTTGCTGATGCAACAGCCCCAGTTAAAGATGCTGCACTTGAGCTCAAACTCTTTGTCATGCTGGAACCTCTTCCGTTGGCAGCCATTACATCATTCCTGGGAATTATTCTGGTGCTGGTGTTCTTTGTCACCTCATCCGATTCCGGCTCGCTGGTGATTGATACCATCACAGCAGGTGGAAAGGTGGATGCCCCAGTAGCGCAACGGGTTTTCTGGTGTTCCTTTGAGGGGATCGTTGCAGCAACCCTGTTGCTGGTTGGTGGTGCCAGTGCCCTGACGGCACTGCAGGCCATGGCCGTTTCCACCGGTTTCCCGTTTGCCATCGTGCTGCTGTTGATGTGTGTCAGTTTATATCTGGGACTTAGCCGAGTACATAAACAGACGAAAGAAGGATAACCATCCTGACGACTGACTTGAAAATGCCCGCAAATTAGCGGGCATTTTTTTGCTAATTCGCTGCAGCAGGTGGCGTGGGGGTTTACGGATTTCAAAAGCAGCGGCATAATCGCGCCAAAACGCATTGGAGCGATAAAAATGAATATTGAAGACGCCATCCAATCCCGAAAATCTGTCCGGGCCTTTCTTGATACACCAGTGGAAAAAGACACGATTGAGAGAATTCTAAGGCTCTCCCAGAGATCGCCAAGTGGCACAAATACGCAGCCATGGCATGTGTATGTCTGCACCGGCGAGGTGAAGGATGCCATTGTTCGAGATGTTTGCGCTCTTTTTGATCAGGGCAAAGCCAGCAAATATGAGGACTATGATTATTACCCCGCAGAATGGAAGCCTGTTCATCGGGATCGGCGGCGCCAGCTCGGCTGGGAGCTGTATGGCTTGCTTGGCATTGAAAAAGGGGATCGGGAGAGAACGGCACAGCAGTCTCGCCGAAATTTCCAATTCTTTGATGCGCCAGTTGGGCTTTTCTTTACGACGGATGCCTATCTTGGGCGTGGAAGCTGGTTTGATGCTGGTCTTTATATGCAGACAGTAATGCTGGCAGCACGGGGAGAGGGGCTGCATACCTGCCCGCAGGCAGCATGGATTTCATTTCAGGAGCCAATTTTCCGCCATCTGAATATTCCAGAAGATCAGGTTTTACTGTCCGGTCTGGCAATGGGGTATGAAGATACTTCGGCGATTGAAAACACCTTGGTCAGCCAGCGCGAAGAACTGGAGAATGTGGCAACCTTTCTCGGATTTGACTGAGCGGCGTTTTGTCAGCAGGTCAGGTTCTTTGCCCTCGGGTCATCAAAGAGATCAGGTAACCCAGAGGGCGGATCCGGGCGCCAAGAAAATACCAAAGTCTTTCAATATATGCACCGACAGGTGTTGCAATGGCAAAAGGCAGCACAAGCAGTGTAATCGCGCCCCCGCCAACGATGACATCGCTCAGCCAATGAGCGCCGCTGAAAAGCCGCGGCAGATTGTTGAGGAATGCAAAGATAACAGCGAGTGTTGTGATTGTTCGGCTTTTGATCAGCAGGATGACCAGGATGGAATAGATGAAAGTCGTAACGCCATGGTCGCCAGGAAACGAGTGGCTGGACTGAACTTTGGTTTTTAATCCGACGGTCATTTCATTGAGATTATAAAAAGGCGTCAGGACAAGGGAGGGGCTCAGCCGTTCCATTTCCTGAAATCCTGTTTTACTCACAACAATGCCCAGACATACAAACAGGGCAACCAGCGTAAAGGCTGCCAGTTTTTTCTCTCCAGTGTCTTCACGATGCGTGAAAACATAGAAGAGCAGCAGTACAACCATGAACACGCCTGCGACCACATTTGCCACATGCATGTTGAGGTAAGCCCAGAAATAAGTCCAAGCAGGACTTACCGTCAGGCTACCGTTCAGCAGATAAAATGCCTGGCTATCAACCTTTTCCCAGACAGCCGCCGCAGGCGCCCACAAAAGGCTGGTGGAGAGGAGGGCAACGCCGAGAAAGCAGAGCGCAAAACACAAGATGCGGTTTCGAGTGCTGGTGATCAAAGTTATAACCTGATTAGTGACAGTTCCGGGTCAGGCTTCTTACCTTTTCAGCTCCAGAAAATCCAGTCTAATTCGTGACGAGTTTCAATTCGCGGCTCGTTGCTTTTCGAATTCCGGTATCCGATAGATTGCCTCTGATAGCAGGCTTTTTGCGAGTATTTCCGCAGGGTTCGGTTTCGCCGCTTCCTTCATGATTGTGGCCAATGTTGTATAAGTTTCAACCCAAGCCGCTTTTACATCTTCTGTAAAGGCATCGCCCAAGCCTTTTCCCAGGGTCCAGATCAGGGCTTCTGCAACGGTATCATAATGCCGGTCCTGAACACCGTAATCCTTATGGGATTTGCCAAGGGCTTCAACTGTTGGACGGATCTTTTCCAGGTTTTTCAAGCTTGAGACAGCGACCCCTATCGTAGCCATCAGCTTCTTACCTTGCTCCTTCATGTTGCCCTTAAAGAGTGGCTTCAATGAAGGGTCCAGTTCAAAAAGTCGGTTGTAGAACAGTTCCGCAGCCTGTTCACTGATGGCCGCAACGGATTTGAAGCTGGTCTGAACCAATTCAATTTGCTTGGGTGTCATTTAAACTCTCCATTGTTAAAACCGCTAAGAAGAGCTTTAAAGAAAATAAGTAAACAATAATATAATGGGCGGTGGGGCCGACCGTTACCTGAAATGCTACAAAAAATATATTTTTTATGATCAAACTGTATCATTTTAAGAAATAGGCCTTGCGCTGACGTTGGGGAAGGGGCAAGGTAGCCCGCAGAAATGGGCGGTCGGTTTTGCCGGCGGTGTGAATATTCTATGTGATACCCCAGGTGAGCAATCCCACTGAAATACCTCCAATTCAGAAGGCTTGCCGGGGAGAACTAAAAATAAATGGGAGAAAACAAGGTGTTAGATAAACGGAAATTTTATATCAATGGCCAGTGGGTAGATCCTTCGCAGCCAAATGATCTTGAAGTCATCAATCCTTCGACTGAAGAAGCCTGTGCAGTGATTTCACTGGGCAGCCAGGCTGATACAGACGCGGCGGTTGCTGCAGCAAAAGCAGCTTTTATTCCCTGGAGTGAAACTCCGAAGGAAGAGCGTCTAGCCAAAGTTGAAAAACTGGCAGATATCTATGAAGCACGTGCTGAGGAAATGGGTCAAGCCATCTCAATGGAAATGGGGGCTCCGATCTCCATGTCCAAAACAGCGCAGCAGGGTTCTGGCTCCTTCCATATCCGGAACTTCATTCGGGCTTTCAAGAAGTTTGAATTTGAGCGCCCACTGGGCCCACATGCGCCGAATGATCGGATTCTATATGAGCCAGTGGGTGTTTGCGGACTGATTACGCCATGGAACTGGCCAATGAACCAGGTAACTTTGAAGGTTGTTCCTGCGGTAGCTGTTGGTTGTACTGTTGTCCTCAAGCCATCTGAGATTGCTCCGCTTTCTTCTATGTTGTTTGCTGAATTTATGGATGAAGCTGGCTTCCCAGCCGGTGTTTTCAACCTGGTGAACGGCGACGGTATGGGTGTGGGTACGCAGCTGTCTGGTCACGAAGATGTGGATATGATCTCCTTCACAGGGTCAACCCGTGCAGGTATTGCCATCTCCAAAAATGCAGCGGATACCGTGAAACGGGTCGCGCTGGAGCTGGGTGGTAAAGGTGCCAATGTCATTTTCGCAGATGCTGATGAGAAAGCCGTAAAACGCGGTGCGATGCATTGCTTTAATAACTCTGGTCAGTCCTGTAACGCACCAACACGGATGCTTGTAGAAAGCAGCATTTATGATGATGCTGTTGAGTCAGCTAAGCAGGCTGCTGAGGCAACTGCAGTTGATTTGTCAGATAAGGAAGGCCGTCACATCGGTCCTGTTGTTTCTGAAGCTCAGTACAACAAGATCCAGGGTCTGATCGAAAAAGGCATTGAAGAAGGTGCAACACTGGTAGCGGGTGGCCCAGGCCGACCTGCAGGCCTGAACAAAGGTTATTTCGTGCGCCCAACAGTTTTTGCTGACGTCACGGAAGATATGACGATTGCTCGTGAAGAGATCTTCGGTCCAGTTTTGTCTATCATGAAATTCGATACTGAAGAAGAAGCTGTCAAAGTTGCCAATAACACAGTTTATGGTCTGACAAACTATGTTCAGACTCAGGATCCAGCACGGCTTCGCCGCATGGCGCGTCGCCTCCGTTCAGGCATGGTTGAAATGAACGGCCAGGCACGCGGCGCAGGTGCACCGTTTGGTGGATACAAGCAATCAGGTAATGGGCGCGAAGGCGGTGTCTGGGGCCTTGAAGATTTCCTTGAGGTGAAATCTGTCAGTGGGTGGTCAGACGACTAACGCAACCGATAGTATACTTTTTTATGAAAGAGCCGCGGCTAAACCAAGTCGCGGCTCTTTTTTTAAGGTTTTATAAAGGATATTTTGACAGCCTTAAATCAGTGAGAATTCTGACCTTAATGTTGCGGCAAGCCCTCAACACACAAAGGGGGCGAAAATCAAAACGGTTTACCATCTGGCTGTAGTCCTTGTGCTAACTGTCCTGTGCATCTCTCCAGCATCTGCTGCTGAGGTTCAATGCACGGAGGGTGAGACAATTACGCTTGCTGCCGAGGATTCCTTTTTCCCTTATTCTGGTCTTCACAATGGTAAACAGCGCGGATTTTCGTTCGATATTGTCAGGGCCGCCTACGCAGCGGTTGGCTGTCAGCTGAACCTTCTCTACGTTCCCTATAACCGGTGCATGGAAAAGGTCGAAAACGGAACCTTCCTCGGCTGCTTCAACACAACCAATTCCTATGAAAATAGCCGAAAATATATTCTGCATAACAAGCCATTGCTCTATGGAAAAATCCTGATTTACGCCCGTAAGGGACATCCAAAAGAGTTTGATCAGTCATCATATCATAACGCTCGGTTTGCTGTTGTTCGTGGGTATACGTACACAGATGAATTCGATCAGGATGAAAAAATCAAGAAGGTCTTCGTTGACTCAGATCTGCAAACCTTGGCGATGGTGGCCAGAGGGCGGGCAGATTATGCGCTTGTTTATGAGAAGGTCGCCAAATACCAGATGGCTGATCATCGTGAGCTGATCAAGCAATTGCCTGAACCTGTCTCCCTTCATGCAACTTACGGTCTTTACGTGTCTTTTTCCCGCGCATTGGGGGAAAAGGCTGAGCGGGCAGCAAAATTATTGGATACGGGTCTTAGCCATATCACCGTAAACGGGACATACGAAGACATCGAGAAAGCCTGGACCCGCTGGCTCGATACCGGCCTCGCGGATGGAGACCAGCCGCCATTATACCAGGTTGGCGGCTAATCTAGCCTGCCATTAGCTTCAGGGCTATGTAAGGCACCAGATTTGTCATCAATATCAAGATTTTGTACGCAGCCAGGTATTTTAAATAGAGATCCGGCAAAGCTTCTTTTTCAATTCCAAACAGTGCGTGGTGCAGGCTCATGATTGGGTTTCGCAAAACCATGATACTCAATGCTGCCAGAGTGAGAAGAGCAATATTGAGGACGGAGCACCAGCCCAGAAATTCGGTTATTTGATCTATCGTCATAAGATACCTCCCGTTATGCGATTATATCTACTAGTGAAATCGCTGTCGTTGATTTTAATCATTTCGTGCTGATATCTGACGTTAAGTGCGGGTTCTCCCATTCAGATGCCCTTTGTTTGTCTTCCCACAATTCGGACCCTGTTTTTTTCAGGGCATAACTCAGATATTGGGGTGGAAGTCGCCATCGTTTTTGAGTAGTGTCCCTGCTTCTGGAATCTGAAACTGGTAGATTTTGTAGAATGTCTGACACAGCATACAAGGCCCATATCTGGGTCCGTACTGAACATAAAGCTCATGAGAAGCGGGTTGCACTTGTTCCTCGGGATGTAAAACTCTTGATGGACGCCGGATACCGGGTGACCGTCGAGAAATCCCCTGATAGATGCATTCCGATTGAACAATATGAAGCTGTGGGCTGCGAAATTGCCGAGCAAGGCAGTTGGCCAGAGGCGCCTAGGGATGCATATGTGTTGGGCGTGAAAGAATTGCCCAATGCAGAAACAGACCTAGTTCACAAACATATTTATTTTGGTCACGTCTATAAGGACCAGCCAGGCTGGCAGAAAACCCTTGGCCGCTTTGTAACAGGCAAAGGGACTCTTTATGACCTCGAATGTCTGGTCGATGAAAATGGTCGTCGGGTCGCAGCTTTTGGTTACTGGGCCGGCTTTGCAGGCGCAGCGGTTGCTGTAAAAACCTGGAGTGGGATCAAGGCAGGTCGAAACCCTTCCTTGAGTGAAGTTACGGATTATCCAAATGTGGATAGCCTGCTGAATGAACTCAGAGGAGAGTTGGCCGAATTTGAGGAAAAGCCGAGCCTCATTGTCATCGGAGCCTTGGGGCGAAGCGGTAGCGGCGCAGTAGATCTAGGAAAACATCTGAATTTGGATGTTACCGGATGGGATATGAAAGAGACATCCTCTGGAGGGCCGTTTCCGGAAATCCAGCAACATTCAATCTTTGTGAACTGTATTTTGGCGAACAAGGATTGCCCGCGCTTTGTTACCGCTGAGGATATTGAAACTCCAGATCGGAAATTAGCCGTCATCTCAGACGTGAGCTGCGATCCGGAAAGCACTTACAACCCAATCCCGATTTATAATCGCAGCACGACTTTTGACGACCCTGTTATTCGGGTCGTTGATGGTGATAATCCTTTGGAGGTGACAGCGATTGACCATCTACCATCCATGCTGCCACTGGAATCCAGTGATGATTATTCGGGACAATTAGTAAAGGCCTTGTTGGAACTGGACCAGCCTGAAGAGGGTATCTGGGGCCGAGCACTGGCCGATTTCAAAACACATACTGCACGTCTTTAAGACGCAAAGATTTGGAGAAGAACGTTATGGCGACAATTCATTGGCTAGGCGCAGGCCTGTCTTCAGTCCCCGGCATTCGGCGGTTGATCGAGCAAGGATATAAGCTGGTTCTTTGGAACCGCACAGTTTCAAAAGCGGAAGAGGCGGTAAAGGGTCTGACTGGTGATTTTGAAGTTCGGGCGTTTAGCCTTGAGGCATTGGAAGATGCACTGACCGCTGGGGATGTAGCTGTTTCCATGCTGCCCGGTGATTTCCATCCGATTGTTGCGAAGATCTGTTTGGAGAAGGGCGCGAACTTTGTGTCCAGTTCTTACATTGCGCCTGCAATGCGGGATCTGGATGCTGCTGCCAAGGAAAAAGGCTTGGTGCTGCTGAATGAAATTGGCCTGGATCCAGGCATTGATCATTTGATGGCCCATTTATTAATGGCAGATTATAAGGCATCGCCAGCATACTCACCTGAAAATGAACATTACTTCCGGTCCTATTGCGGAGGGCTGTCAGAGGTGAAGAACGATTTTTGCTATAAATTCAGTTGGTCACCACTTGGGGTTTTGAAAGCTCTAAAGTCTCCATCGAAAAGCCTGAAAGATGGAGCGGAGTATGATGTTTCTCGTCCTTGGGATGCTGTTGAAAGTTATAGTTTGGATCTTGAAAAAGGTCCTGAAACATTTGAGGTTTACCCAAATAGAGACTCGCTCCCTTATATCGAAGAATATGGGTTTGATAATCTGAACCTTAGCCAGTTCGTCCGCGGTACATTGCGTTATGGGGGATGGTCCGAAGCTTGGGATCATATTTTCAAGGAAGTGGAAACACTGAGCGGACCTGAAGGGGATGCCCGTCTTGAGGAGATCAGTCAGGATCTTTGGGATAAGCATGCCGT contains the following coding sequences:
- a CDS encoding TRAP transporter permease, yielding MTDKVTAPDVVEEPTRRRQLSGPWALLPYISAIVVLILSINQLFNFGFFVGYTFLSNQYAYIIAGLLLPLIFIMWPATTKSSRTSVPIYDAILALATLVICFFFAYSSEKILDEGWEYLAPDYAIYMSYLFWALIFECTRRAGGLAIFTIVVVISFYPLFADVMPGPIAGAAATLPDTAIFHTMSSESVLGIPLRAFTNLVIGFLVFGVALQYTGGGKFFINFAFGLLGHVRGGPAKVAIFSSGLMGSMSGSVITNVLTTGVLSIPAMRRVGFSRSYAGGVETCASTGGVLMPPIMGATAFIMATFLEVPYIDIAIAAIIPSLLYFFGLFIQIDSYAAKNDLKGLPQEELPSLKQTLKEGWHFIAVFVILVWLLVFLKQEAIAPFYATALLIIINQIFPYSRWGWEDLKKFVMGTASLFAELAGILCGVGLIVGALAVTGMSGTIANDLIFLAGGNALVLLFMGALTSFILGIGMTVTAAYIFLAISLAPAVISAGLDPMAVHLFILYWGMLSFITPPVALGAFAAATVAGAKPMETGFQAMKLGSIIYFIPFFFVLNPALILQGDAYTITKVVLTALVGVWLIASGLQGYLAWVGKLDIHPQGGLVVRALIILAGLALATPGGGLIPFTNYELGAYALILLAPAIIVTLLVNKRKSIATG
- a CDS encoding TAXI family TRAP transporter solute-binding subunit; its protein translation is MHISRTGNFGKAIAVAAGLVAGIATSAGAADLPKSLIWTAYGTTSSGYAQSVAMGNMLKNEYGTSIRVLPGKNDISRMTPLKVGKADYCACGIASYFGQEGVMQFATPDWGPQPLRVIMTSKGSFGLGLAVAGDAGIKTPADLKGKRIAWVRGSDALNIGAEAMMAFAGLTWDDVTKVEFPGFKDSIDGVINGQADAAFSSTVSPHLKRLAASPRGITWTPMAADDAKGWSQLNGVAPYFSPTKAVVGAEISKDKPWNGAGYPYPILVTNAPRSADEVYTLTKALVEKHDAYKDNAPGAKGWHIDSQSFEWILPYHEGAVKYFKEIGKWSDAAQAHNDGLIKRQDVLMKAYAAYKATNPSDDEFKAGWSAARIKALEAAGLPVGVK
- a CDS encoding acetyl-CoA acetyltransferase, producing MDAKIVGWGHTPFGKHEDKTIEDLIITAAKEAIDHAGLEPSDIDSIWLGHFNSGMVPDGFASSLALNLDDSLRFTPATRLENACASGSAAVYSARNAIKAGSSKVALVIGAEKMTELDTAGVTKALAGASYQKEEADLSFPAIFGKFAAAYFNAHGDSSETLARIAEKNHRNALNNPLAHIRKDLDFDFFNTVTNKNPLIAPPLRLTDCSPISDGAAALIMVSDDRAADFDNAIAFRAAAHINDFLPMSKRDPLKFEGPKTAFANAFSEAGISVNDLDFAEVHDCFTIAELMIYEAMGLAEPGKGANLIKEGTVMADGRLPINISGGLKAKGHPVGATGVSMHVLAAMQLTGTAGGIQKEGAELGCVFNMGGSGVANYCSILEKAS
- a CDS encoding BCCT family transporter, which produces MTDINDTHLNPIDTDHEIGQHNVSPFGLDIHNPVFLISGIAIVAFVLITLMFQAEATEFFGWLRPFLTSKFDWFFLSAANIFVLFCLYLLVSPLGKIRLGGMEAEPDYSYISWFAMLFAAGMGIGLMFFGVSEPMSHFASSMGGTAVENGVRTDWAPLGAAAGDHDAALGLGMAATIFHWAIHPWAIYAVVALALAFFSFNSHLPLTLRSAFYPLFGERVWGWTGHIIDTLAVFATLFGLATSLGFGTEQALAGLNFLFGWSTGNLAKVLLISFITILALISVLRGLDGGVKILSEVNIALAGLLLIFVLFVGPTGEIFTTMFEGSLAYLKDVVPLSMPFGREDNNFTQGWTSFYWAWWISWSPFVGMFIARVSRGRTVREFVFCVIIIPTLVTVVWMSVFGGTAISQVFADATAPVKDAALELKLFVMLEPLPLAAITSFLGIILVLVFFVTSSDSGSLVIDTITAGGKVDAPVAQRVFWCSFEGIVAATLLLVGGASALTALQAMAVSTGFPFAIVLLLMCVSLYLGLSRVHKQTKEG
- a CDS encoding nitroreductase — protein: MNIEDAIQSRKSVRAFLDTPVEKDTIERILRLSQRSPSGTNTQPWHVYVCTGEVKDAIVRDVCALFDQGKASKYEDYDYYPAEWKPVHRDRRRQLGWELYGLLGIEKGDRERTAQQSRRNFQFFDAPVGLFFTTDAYLGRGSWFDAGLYMQTVMLAARGEGLHTCPQAAWISFQEPIFRHLNIPEDQVLLSGLAMGYEDTSAIENTLVSQREELENVATFLGFD